Genomic window (Microcaecilia unicolor chromosome 8, aMicUni1.1, whole genome shotgun sequence):
AAATTGTACATTGTCCTTCTTTGATTAAGATATTCTTCATTCacagaattgattttttttaattttcttgattttattttatgtatcttTGGTATGTTGCATGTTTGCATATTTTCATCATTATATTGATTTCTAattattttttatgtgttttaatttatttgttaagaACCTCTGATGAAGGCTTGGGTACCGAATACGATCCGTGTTGGGTTCAATTTTGTCAGCACCATTATATATTTGGACAATAAGCAGCTTTTATTGATCACGTTTGAAACTGTTTGGCATCTTCCACTCTTATCATAACAGTGGTATTTGTATATTGCTATAACCGCACagttctaagcagttcacaatgaggtatattttcaaaacacttagccttccaaagttccatagaaacctatggaactttggaaggctaagtgctttgaaaatgagccccattatctGCTAAGAAACCAGGACAATCTCCCAGGAATTACAACactcaaataattaaaaaaacaaacaactgtaATTATTAGACAAAATATATTGAGAAGATAAGTTTTAAGATTccttaaaataaaacatagtgAAAATTCTTGCCAAAATTTAGGGGCTTTATAAGCCAACAATAGTTCATGAATTTTCAATCTCCTACAACCTTTGGCTGAAGGAAAGCTAAAAAGAGAATTGTTTATGGTTCTTCTGGATCTAAGTGAAGATGGAACTATTCCAACTTATATGTTGGTTAACTTTCAGTTCTCATCTAAAatcttaaataaaaaaacaagcaaacttgaACAAAACTCTGACCTCTATCTGCAAACCAGTGGAATTTTACAAAATACCCTGAGATcttgtcagattttttttttaaataaaaaatttaatgcATCGCTGTGTTCTGTATTGTCTGAAACTTTCTTAATTTATGTTTTGCATTCCCCAGAAAAATCAAAATACAGTAATCTAGCTTCGACAATATCGGCGATTGGACTAGAAGTCTGCATTTgtcaattttaaaaaagcatctcACCCGTCTCACCCGTCTCAGTTTTCTTAATAAGAAAAACGATCCTTTAACTACAGTACTGATATGAAAATCAAGACAGAGAGTACTTTCTACATAGACCCCTAAAATTTTGATTACTGAGGAAGAAAAGTGTATTTAGTTTGCTTGACCTAAATATAGTTTAGTAAAGGATCAGGGTTATTGGATAATAGCAAGAATTTAGTCTTCTCTGAATTTAACTCAAGTTTGTAATTCAACATCCAAGATGAGATAAGATCTAAAAAATTCTCAACTAACAGAGTAGCCTGACTTATAGTCTGATAAACAGGGATCATGACAGTAATATCGTCAGAATAGATATAGCACAGGAATCCCTGAGATTCTAAAAGTGAACCTAGGCTATGTAAAAAGTTATTAAACAATATTGGTGACAGTGGAGACGCCTGCAGAACCCCACAGGGGTTACTCCAAGAGTTAGAATAATCTGATTTTTTTGTTTAACTCTATAAGATCTTAAGAGAAGAAAACCTCTACACCAACTAAGCACTCTGCCACTTAAATCTATTTTGTCCAGTTCCAACAACATAACCTCATAGTCCACCAAGTCAAAGGCACTTGAGAGGTCAAACTTTAAAATCAAAGCTTTATAGTTTATTTCAAAGCAAAGACCTGGCCTTGACCAAAAAAAGAACCGAACACTGTTTCCGTGCTATAGCCTGCTCGAAAACCTGACTGAGATTAGTGTAGAATGTTATGGTGCCATAAAATTTTGTTTAACTGAACACaaactaaaccttccaaaatCTTAACAAACAATGGTATGGATCCTTCAGGTTATTCAGTATAGGAGTAACAATAATACCTCCTAAAATTTCTGGAAAAAGACCATTAGAAAGATTGCATCCACTCCAAAACTAGCAATCTAAATTTAATAGGAGTGACTGACATTAGATAAGTTGGACGAATGTCTAGCTGACAATGTGATTTAGAATACCTTAAAAATAAGGGATTAAAGGTCTTCCAGTTGATAGGAGAAAAATCAACCCATAATCTGTCACTAGGGGTGCCCTGTACATCACTACCAGCAATACTTATATTAAGCTCCATTAACTGATTTGAAAATGTAGATCTTACCATCTGAATTTTTGATTGAAATAAAGTAGCCAGTTGTAAAATTTTAGGGGGCATATCCAGCTTAGATGAATAATAATGAGACATATCTGtaaaccgagattgggtggcagagccagtggtgggaggcggggctggtggtttggaggcggggctagtgctgggcagacttctacggtctgtgccctgaaaatggcagatacaaatcaaggtaaggtatacacaaaaagtagcacatatgagtttatcgtgttgggcagactggatggaccgtgcaggtctttttctgccgccatctactatgttacatttgtTTACTTGTGGAAGGTTTTGCTTCTTAGAAACAGACAATATTTAGCTGTTTTGCTCCATTGTAATATGTGATTCTCTGCAATAAACTGTATCCTTTCTCAAAGCTAACAGTTTTGGGTGGAGATGATGGGGTGGCTTTTCGGTGTTTCTCTACGATCACTTTTAGTAACGTACACCTTGGGTATATTGGAAAAGTAAATAAAACTAAATACAGAAGATATTTAAACATGTAGATATGCAGCTTAACCAACAGATTGCAGGCAATCCTTTTAATTGATCTTGAtgtattttttttagattatgcTTGTCATTAGGTAAGTGCAAAACAAGCttagactatgaggcatattttcaaagcacttagccttctaaagttccatagaaacctatggaactttggaaggctaagtgctttgaaaatatgcctctatgtcaccTGAACATACAGGGAAATTGTTTGGATTAAAGCAGCAGCGCTTTCTTTGAAACTTGTGGCTAAATCTTGAGGGATCTTTCAGCCCGTACATTTTAGggtttttcattttctttagtGTAGTGCAGATTTAGTACCAGAATTGGCCCTTGACCCTTAATCAGCTGTAAGATTTTTTAAAGAATCAACATAAAGGTACTGTGGTGAGGTTTTGAGACCACATGGGTCCCTTTTTCAAATGTCATttcctagggggtcttttactaaaagtttgcacatgttatctgccacaggcccattttattcttgtGGGCCCTGCTGCTAATTaaatgagctaatctttagtaaaaagacctatTTAGTATTTGAAGAATTGTCCCATTATTGTTATGTTATATAACATGTTCAGTGCAGGCAAATTTGTCGATGTTAAGTCTTGACACACATTTTCTTATGGGTATAATAAAACCCCATGTTAATGGCATTTTGTTACAATTATACCAGTACCAGATACAGTGTTGATAATTTTGAAGTTCAGGTTAActatggagaaacagattagcaAAATTAGTAGGAAAACTGCATCTGGTGAAACATCTTAAATCTTTCTTACCAGTGTCTGACTTCAAAAAAAGTAAGGCAGTAATAGTTTTCTAAGCTTATTTCAAAGTATCTGAATGTTTTACATTGAAATGTCTTCTGTCTACTTTCTCTGCCTTTCTTACTGCAAATAACCCAATGCCTGAGGAGGAcaaagggttcaataatgaaagaGAATAAGGggagaattcatcaagcagcattaaCAGAAGTAGCACACGCTGATTGTTAGAAGCCCATTCTATACCTAtgagcatttagtgcacgctaattcctATAATGTACGTTAAGGCCATAACGCTGCTTTAATTCTCCCCTAAATCACCTCCTCATAAAATAATGGACCATCAGAACTTTAAGGCAAAATGCTGCTAATGAAAAAAGCTGAAGTCATCAGTTAATACTTGCACATTAACACAATTCCTACAGCAATGACTTCCACACTCAGAAATAGTGTCCATATATGAAAAATAAAGAAGGTCCCAATAAGTTTTCTTATTGCTCTACATTTCAGTGTGGAATGAAGTGTCTGTTCCTTTGCGCAGGGTGTTAATTCACTTGAATGCACATATTTTTGTGTGTCTTATTGTAGCCAGCTTTCCCCAAGACCAGTTCtgttgtctttcttttatgtacagCTCGCAAGGAGTCTGCCAAAGAGAAGCAAttaaaggaagaggagaagataCTGGAGAGTGTAGCAGAAGGCCGAGGTCAGTGAGAACTCTGCACCATTCTGCTGTCCCTCACCTTCTTGTTTTCTCAGTCATGCTTGTTAGGGTTGTAAGAATCAGAGTTCAGGCAGTGAAGACCAGCACTGTAACAAGTTTTAGGCCTGCTTGGGTCAGATATGGAGCCCTAAGGCAGGCAAAGGGTTGTGAGATGAGAGAAGTTGAAGAATCTCAATTGGACAGACTGGATCAACCAATTTtgatctttatctgttgtcatttttaTCCAACATTAGAAAGATTTTTTAATGACCTGGCAGACCAAGTCTGTGATCTTCCTTTCAAGAGAGCTGTCTTTTTTATTCAACACACTGCTCATTGTAgtaatattctgtaatggaattgaAGTAAAACTGCCTCTGTTTCCACTCTAACTTGTGTGACAGAGATGGAACTCAGCATGCAGACATCCTCTTCCCCTGAGGTACTTGTGTGGAGGGTTTGCTTTCTGTAACGGAAAATAGTGATCTATTTTCTgtcattttctttgcatttggtTGCATTAAGCTTTACATTCCAAGCTATGTAGAAACTGTTCATTCATAGAGGCAACTGTAACATCTCCAATCTTCCTCTTCAGCTTTAATGTCCGTGAAGGAAATGGCAAAAGGCATTACTTACGATGAGCCCATTAAAACCAGGTACACTGTTCTCCAAGGCCTTTTGTGGATACGCTGAATGTTCTTACCTTCTTAACCAGAAATGTTAAGAAACTGGTGAAAACCATCTAGCTATTGAACCTGCATCTGCATGACCTGCCCTCCGTCCGTGAACTGTAACCTTTCTCTTACCTCTCTTCTCTTTGGTTTTCATTCTGCTAGTCTGTGTGTCTTGCTTTCCATAGATGTTCTGTGGTGCAGTGAGCACTATATTGAACACAGGGCAAATAAATAAGTGATTGTGGGTTTAGTGAACATACTATAGATTTGAGGGGATGTCTTGTGGGTTTGGAGGTGATAcagtgctgggggtgggggggacatgGGTTGATATACTCTGAGACTGATTAGTGTGTGGAAATGAAGTAGTCAGCTTAGGTTTAAAATGGGGCTTGGTGGGGTGGATTATTTTTTGTACTTATCCAGGATCCTACTAGCAACTATGATTGTATCCTGAGATAAGTGATCAGAAAGAGTGAAAGTTTCCTCCCTAATTCAATGGTTCTGTTTAATGTTGCTGTTTTGGTATAGCTGGAAGCCACCTCGACACATTCTGCACATGTCTGAGGCCCGGCATGATCGTGTACGAAGAAAATATCACATCCTAGTGGAAGGAGAAGGGATTCCTGCCCCCATCAAATGCTTTAAAGAGATGAAATTCCCTGCAGGTATCTATTTTCTCTTGTTTAATCTTGCCCTCTGCTgtttcccctccctctctgggtGGGGTCATATGGGGGCTAGGGGGAGCATTGCTGCACATCATGTCCATTCTTTGACTTTGTGACTGAGAAGATAGTAGCGTTCTCCCTTCCTGGACCATCCCTTCATGTTCTTTCCTGTTCTTGTCTCAGCTATTTTACGTGGATTAAAGAAGAAAGGCATCCTGCAGCCAACTCCCATCCAGATTCAGGGCATTCCAGTTATGTGAGTCTAATAGACGCTGTCCTCTTCCCCCTTATTCTGACATTCTTTTGCTAGCACCATGTACTGAGAGGGTCTGAACTATCAGCACTTCTGTGTTTGCAGCTTGTCTGGTAGGGATATGATTGGCATTGCATTCACCGGCTCTGGGAAGACTTTGGTGTTCACACTTCCAGTTATCATGTTTTGTTTGGAGCAGGAGAAGAGGTTACCTTTCACCAAGAGGGAGGGGCCCTATGGCTTGATCATTTGCCCTTCGGTGAGTATTGGCATGAGGAGGGTACAGAATAGAGCTATAAATCAAGTTGAGTGGTATCTGAAGACTGTGTGTTGCTGTTCTGTTTTACTGCCTGCAGCGGGAACTAGCCCGTCAAACACATggaatcatggaatattactgcaGACTCCTGCAGGAGGACGGCCTGCCCCAGCTGCGCTGCGCCCTCTGTATCGGGGGCATGTCCGTCAGGGAGCAAATGGAAACTATTAAACAGTAAGTTCAGCTTTCCTCTTCTCTTTCGCAACATGAGGAACTCCATCAGATACATATGTGAGCCTGACACGAGTTTTACAGCTGCTTGTCTCTGGCAAAGGTTCCCCCTTTTGTGGTGAATGCAGACGTAGGATCTACCTTGCTTGCTGGTCTCCTCTTAGCCTCTTTTTCCATGCTGTCTGCAGTGGTGTTCATATGATGGTGGCAACACCAGGCCGGCTCATGGACTTACTGCAGAAGAAAATGGTGAGTCTGGACATTTGCCGCTACCTGGCACTAGATGAGGCTGATCGCATGATTGACATGGGCTTCGAGGAAGACATTCGTACCATCTTCTCTTACTTTAAGGTAGGTCTCCTCTCCCAGTTTTAGATCTGCTGCTTTTGCTTTCATAGTAGCACAGTAAATTACGAGGGAAAGGTTCATTCAGTCCTATCCCACCAACAAGTACCACCTTCCTTATTGCCTGCCCACAGAGTGTGACCACCTGcaggattttttatttatttattttttttctcctttgcaCTTTACCATCCTGGGTGGAAGAGCAGACATTGTTCTAATCACAGGGCTCTGTAATGATCTAAATGACCAGTAACATCTGGTCCCCTGTGAATCCTGCAAGACAGACCCCATTATCTCTGTGTCGGTTTCTGTGCTTTGGCTAGGACTTTGTTAATTACAGAATTTACAGTTTGCCAGACACACCCAActgttttttttcagatgttaGAATCAAACTAGCAATCATTACTAGAGAGTTAGTATGTTTAGACCATGTTGGGATGCTAAGAATTAACCAGCAGCTGGATTGGAgttcttcctttttttcattCTGTTCCTGTGTTTTGACTTAGAGTAGCTCCCAGAAATAAACTTTCATAATattacataaaataaaaacaacaagtcGTCCTCCTCTTCATTTTGTGATATTCAGGGTCAACGGCAGACACTGCTCTTCAGTGCCACCATGCCCAAGAAGATCCAGAATTTTGCAAAGAGTGCTCTGGTAAAGCCCATTACCATCAATGTGGGGCGTGCTGGTGCCGCCAGCCTGGATGTTATACAGGTGAGACATGCTAGACTCCACACCACAGGGACTAGCTCTGGTTTCTTGAACATCAAACGTGCAACGAGCTGCACTCTGTGTTGAACTCAGGACTTCCCAGAGCTGGATcacatttttcactcttttttgCTTTGGTGCTTTTGAGCTGAGTTTTCTTGTTTTTTACTTAGGCTTTGTGACATATTTTTcaaacttttctttttcattgCTCTTGCCTCAGCTTGTTGTCAGCTTTGGCTTTGCTGAACAAAGTTCAGTGCTTGCGGCTCAGTCATGAAGTTTTTTTCTTAGTGGATTTGGTTCTTACAGTAACTTAACCTTTCAAGTTTGTGTCAATTATTTTTCAAACTATAGTAGAAAAACAAATCGGCAGCTTCAGGTTCATAGAAGATATTGTTTGTGATTGGTCACAATGAGGGCCACGTGTGTTTGAATAAAGTTCATGCTATTTCTACATAAAGCAGGAGGGGCTTCAGCGTAACTGATTTGTACGTCCCGCTTAAGAGTGGCCTGAAACTGAGTTTCTGCAAACATGGAGATTATATTTTAGAATAATTACTGATTGCTGTTAGAAAAATGGAAGGGCATGAATTTATCCTGGATAGTAAAAACAGCAAATGGTAAAGGCCGTTTGAAGTTACCACCCCCCACTTTTTTGCTGTCCCTCTGTTCTGGAACCTGTGTAGGGAACCTTGCCTTCCCAAATGTAAAACAgcactgaagacctatctttttGACGAAGCCTGTGGTGATTTGCAGTAGGCATTAGATGATTAGGACGCAGGGATTCCAAGTTTACTCTTCTTTTTGATTATGATGTTCTCAGGGCCGGCTTAACTatagaccaggtgaggctctggcccaaggCGCTGGAGATAAAGGGCACAAATGCTTGAGCCTATGATGTCACTGGCCCTATAGGTTAAGCTGGTCAGTAGCTTACCTTGTGGTGTTGCATGTgcagggaaaaaagaagagccaGCTATCCCattcctctttctgtctcaggc
Coding sequences:
- the DDX41 gene encoding probable ATP-dependent RNA helicase DDX41 isoform X2 codes for the protein MSVKEMAKGITYDEPIKTSWKPPRHILHMSEARHDRVRRKYHILVEGEGIPAPIKCFKEMKFPAAILRGLKKKGILQPTPIQIQGIPVILSGRDMIGIAFTGSGKTLVFTLPVIMFCLEQEKRLPFTKREGPYGLIICPSRELARQTHGIMEYYCRLLQEDGLPQLRCALCIGGMSVREQMETIKHGVHMMVATPGRLMDLLQKKMVSLDICRYLALDEADRMIDMGFEEDIRTIFSYFKGQRQTLLFSATMPKKIQNFAKSALVKPITINVGRAGAASLDVIQEVEYVKEEAKMVYLLECLQKTPPPVLIFAEKKADVDAIHEYLLLKGVEAVAIHGGKDQEERTKAIEAFREGKKDVLVATDVASKGLDFPAIQHVINYDMPEEIENYVHRIGRTGRSGNTGIATTFINKACDESVLMDLKALLLEARQKLPPVLQVLNNGDESMLDIGGERGCAFCGGLGHRITDCPKLEAMQTKQVSNIGRKDYLAHSSMDF